CCGGCGGTCGCGCGACGTGCACGACAGGGCCGATGGCTGCGCCGCGGCCGACGCCGGCCCCGGTGAGGATGCGGTCGTCGGTCATGTCAGTCGTCCTCGTCGAGGTCGCGCTCGAGGAGCGCGACGAGCTGGTCGAGCACCTCGTCGGCCTGGGGGCCCTCGGCCTCGAGCGTGACCTCGTCGCCGTGCGGCACACCGAGGGACATGACGAGCAGGATGCTCGCGGCGTCGACCGGCTCCTCGGAGCCGTGGGCGATCGTCACGTCGACGCCGGAGTCGGCGACGGCCTGCGTGAAGATCGAGGCGGGGCGGGCGTGCAGTCCCGAGCGGGACGCGACGGCGACGGTACGGCTGGGCATCTGGAGCTCCTGGGGGCGCGGGCAGGTGATGCTGCCCTGGGTGGTTGGTCTGTGCGGCGTGCCGAGACGGCGGCGCCGGTCCGGCCGGGCGGCCGGCGAGGGCGCGTGCCGGGCGTGGGGCCCGGCACGCGCCGATCGGTCAGGCGGCGGCCAGCTCGTCGGCGGTGCGCTCCGCCTCGACGACCGTGTTGTGACCGATCTTCTTGAGCGCGATGACGACGACCGCCGACACGACCGCGCCGATGACGACGGCGGCGAGGAACCCGAGCGGGTTGCCGATGAGCGGCAGGACCCAGATCCCTCCGTGGGGCGCCTGCAGCGACGCGTCGAACGCCATGATGAGCGCGCCGGTCGCAGCCGAGCCGATCATCGAGGCGGGAAGCACCCGGAACGGGTCGACGGCGGCGAACGGGATGGCTCCCTCGGAGATGAAGGAGGCGCCGAGCAGCCAGGCTGCCTTGCCGTTCTCCTGCTCCGCGTGCGTGAACATCTTCTTCGCGAGGACGGTCGAGGCGAGCGCCATGGCGAGCGGTGCGACCATGCCTGCGGCCATGACCGCGGCCATGACGCGGTACTCGGTCGCGCCTGCGGTGAGCCCCACCGTCGAGAGCCCGGTGACGCCGAACGTGTACGCGACCTTGTTGACCGGACCGCCGAGGTCGAAGCCCATCATCAGTCCGATGATGGCGCCCAGGAGGATCAGGTTGGCGCCCGTCAGGCCGTTGAGCCAGCTCGTGAGCCCGTCCATGAGCGCGGCGAGGGGGCGGCCGAGCACGACGAGCATGAGGAGGCCGGTCACGAAGGTCGACAGCAGCGGGATCACGACGACGGGCATGATGCCGCGCATCCCCTTCGGGACCTTCCACCGGCTGATCCACAGCGCGAGGAAGCCACCGATGAAGCCGGCGACGAGGCCACCGAGGAACCCGGCACCCACGGTCACGGCGATCGAGCCGCCGACGAACCCGGGGACGAGCCCAGGACGGTCAGCGATCGCGTAGGCGATGAATCCTGCGAGCACGGGGACGAGGAACCCGAAGGCCGCACCGCCCGCCGCGTTGAGGAGCACCGCCCAGTCCTTGAGGTCGAACGCGTCGAAGCCCGAGATGATCTCGTTGACGGGCACCTTGGTCACCTCGACGGCACCGTTCTGGTCCCAGGCGACGCCGGCCAGCATGAACGCTAGCGCGATGAGGATTCCGCCGGCGGCGACGAACGGGATCATGTAGGAGATGCCGGTCATGAGCCACTGGCGCACGCGCGTGCCGACGCTCGCGTCCTTGTCGACCTTGGTGGTCGGCGCGGCGGGGGCGTCGGCGGCAGGCGCTGCGACGGGGCCCGCCTCGACGGCAGCGATCGCCTGGGCGAGGACGCCGGGCGCGTCGTGCACGGCCTTCTTGACGCCGACGTCGACGGTGGGCTTGCCCGCGAAGCGGTCGCGGTCCTTGACCTCGAGGTCGGCGGCGAAGATCACGCCGTCGGCTGCGGCGATGACGGCGGGGTCGAGCGGGGAGCTGCCCGCCGAGCCCTGGGTCTCGACCTGGACGTCGTGGCCGGCCGCCTTGCCGGCCTGCTCGAGCGCCTCGGCGGCCATGTAGGTGTGGGCGATGCCTGTGGGGCAGGAGGTGACGGCGACGAACTTCACGAGGCCACGACCTCTCGGGTGACGATCTCGGCGACGGTCTCGGCGTCGGGCGCGGCGCGCAGCGAGTCGCGGAACGACTCGTGCACGAGGCGGCGCGCGAGGGACGCGAGGATCTTGAGGTGGTCCGCGTCGCCCTCGGCGGGCGCGGCGATGAGGAACACGAGCGTGGCCGGGCCGTCGGGTGCACCGAAGTCGACACCGGCGGGCACGCGGCCGACGGCGAGGGACGGGGCGACGACGTGCGCCGAACGCGCGTGCGGCAGGCCGATGCCGCCGGGCATGCCGGTGGCCATCTTGGCCTCGCGCTCCTGGACGTCGGCGAGGAAGCCCTCGGCGGACGTCACGCGTCCCTCGGCGACGAGCAGGTCGATGAGGGCTCGGGTGACCTGTGCGCGGTCGGTCCCGGGCAGGTCGAGGGCGACGAGCCCTGGGGTGATGAGGTTGGTGCTCACGTCACAGCTCCTTCAGTGCGATGCGGCGGTGCGGGTCGGTCATGGTGCGCACCTCGTCGAGGTGCAGGTCGTTCGGGGTGGGGACGGCAGATCCGGGGAGCAGCACGGCCGCGCGTCCCCACGCGGCCGCATGCTGGAGCGCGAGCAGCGGGGAGCCGACGCCGTGGCGTCCGTCCCCTTCCCGCGTCGCGACGGAGAGGTAGCCGGCGAGGGTGCAGTCCCCGGCGCCGACAGTCGATCGTGGGACGAGGGCGTCGCCGCCGGCCCACCAGGTGCGGATGTCGCCGGGTGCGGCGTCGGCGTGGTCGCGGCGGACGAGCAAGAGCCCGTGGGCGCCGAGCGAGACGAGCACGGAGCGGGTGCCCCGGTCGATGACCTGGGTCGCGGCGTCGACGACGTCGCCGACCGTGACGAGCTCGCGTCCGGTGAGCTCGGCGAGCTCCTCGTCGTTGGGCTTGATGAGCTCGAGCCCGCCGGTCTCGACGGCGCGGGCGAGCGGAGCGCCGGAGGTGTCGAGGACGAGGCGGGCGCCGAGCCCGGTGCACACCTCGGCGACGTGCCCGTAGAAGTCGTCGTCGAGACCTGCGGGCAGGCTGCCCGCCCCGACGACGACGGGCGAGCGCCCGGCGGTGGTCGCCTGGGCGACCTCGTCGCGCAGGGCGTCGAGCAGCTCGCTCACGTCGTGGCTGCTGAGCGTGTCGCCGGGGGCGTTGATCTTGGTCGTGGTGCCTGAGGCGTCGACGAGCGTGACGTTGGAGCGGGTGTCGCCGTCGACGCGGACGGGGTGTGCCGGGACGTGGCTGGCGGCGAGCTCGGCGATCATCTGCGCGCCGTCGGGGCCGCCTGCGGGGAAGATCGCGACGCTCGCGGTGCCGGCGGCGGTCAGCGCGCGGGTGACGTTGAGGCCCTTGCCGCCGGCGTCGACGCGGGTGGTGTGCGCGCGGTTGATGCCGCCGAGGTGGAGGGTCTCGGCGGCGTAGGTGCGGTCGAGGCTGGGGTTGGGGGTGAGGGTGATGATCATGCGAGCTCCACGGTGAGGCCGGCGTCGGTGAGCTCGGCCTGCAGGTCTGGGTCGAGGGCGTCGTCGGTGAGGAGGAGGTCGACGTCGTCGAGGTCGACGACCTTGGCGAAGTCGGAGCGGCCGACCTTGGTGTGGTCGGCGAGGACGACGACGCGGCGTGCGGCGCGGACGAACGCCCGCTTGATGCTCGCCTCGGCGAGGTCGGGCGTGGTGATGCCGCGGTCGGGGGTGATGCCGTTGGCGCCGAGGAAGAGGATGTCGGCGTGGAGCTCGCTGAGGACGCGCTCTGCCCAGGGGCCGACGCTCGCGAGCGTGCGGCCGCGCATGAGGCCGCCGACGAGATGGAGGGTGATGTTCGGCCGGGCCGCGAGAACGGTGGCGATCGGGAGGCCGTTGGTCACGACGGTGAGCTCGCGGTCGGTCGGGAGGAGCTCGGCGAGGCGGACGGTCGTGGTGCCTGCGTCGAGGAGGATCGTCGCCTGCTCGGGGAGCTCGGCGAGCTGGCGGACGGCGGCCCTCGCGATCCGCTTCTTCTCTGCGGCGTTGCGGCTCTCCTTGTCGGCGATCCCGGGCTCGATGCCTAGCGTCTCGATCGCGACCGCGCCACCGTGGACGCGGCGCAGCAGGCCCTGGCGCTCGAGGACGGACAGGTCGCGCCGGATCGTCTCGGGTGTGACGGCGAGGGCGGTGGCCAGTGCTGTGACCTCGACGCGTCCTGCGGTGCGGGACTCGGCGAGGATCGCGTGGTGGCGCTCAGGTGCGTACACATCAACTCCGTCGTTGCCTCGACACCCCCCGTTCGGATGTCCGTATGTACTTGTATATGCCCGATCATGTCCGGATGCAAGGGCCCGAGTGGCCCCGATCACGTTCCCCCAGGTCACTGAGGCGAAGAACAGTCGCGCTGGGGCTCCTGGCCGTGTGTCCGTCCAGACGCGACAAGACGCCCGCGCTCCCGAGAGCGCGGGCGTCCATCGGTGCCTACGTCAGCCGGTGACGGCCTTGAGCCCCATCGCGGCGAGCGCCTTGCGCGAGCTCGTGAACCAGTTGCGCGAGTACCCGTCGCGCACGTTCGTGCCCGAGTGGATCCCGTACGCGTTGGCGCCGTAGAACCACGGGCCGCCGCTGTCTCCGCCTGCCGAGCCGGTGGTGCTCTCCGTCATCGCGAGGTCGCAGATCGTGTACGTCAGGTTCGGGTACTTGGTGCACGCGGACACGTACTTCACCGTGTCGCACCCGGACCCGGTCCCGGTCGCGGCGCCGAAGCGGCACACGCGGGTGCCGACCTTGAGCACGGGGTGCGCGCCGACGTTGCGGTACTTGCCCCAGTCGTAGCGGAACTGCGCGTTGCCGCCGGTCTTGGAGCGGTGCCACTGGGCGTCCCCCGCGCTGTTGCTCGTGAACAGGCTCGCGTTGTACAGGTTGTCGCCGCTGTTGATCGTCAGGTTCTCGGGGCAGTGCTTCGCGGTGAGCACGCCGATGTTCGAGCCCTGCTTCGCGGTGAACGCCGACGTGCAGCGCAGCGAGCTGTTGCCGCGGTTCGCGAGGAGCTGCCCGCCGCTCGCCGCCTCGTCGATGTTCTCGAGGGTGCGGTCGACGTCGACCGTGACCGCATCCTGCGCGAGGTCGCTCACGTCGTCGGGCGCGGCCTCCTCGTACGCCTCGACGGCCGCGACCTCGACCCGGCTCTCGGACCGCCCCTCCGTGATCGCGATCTCGACCTCGCCGGTCTCCGGCTCGACGAGCGTCAGGAGCTCGCCGTCGTCCGGCAGCACGTCAGCGACGGCCTGCGCGACGGCCTCGTTGATCTCGGCGGCCTCCGTCTCCGAGAGCAGCGCATCGCCGCGGGCCGTGATGCGCAGGTGGCCGGCGATCGCCGCGTCGACCTCCCGAGGCACCGGGCCGGTGAACACGACATAAGCGTCGCCGTCGTCCGTGAAGCCTGCCGTCGCGAACGTGTCGGCGTACTTCTCGATGAGCGGGTCGAGGAGCGCGTCGACCTCGACCTGGAACGCGACCTGCTCGGCGAGCACGTCAGGGTCGAGACCTGATTCCGCCGCGTCCCGGGCGACGTCGACGGCGAGCGCCTCTGCTGCTTCGTCGCGGTCACCGGCGCGGGCGGCGCTCGCGCCACCCCATCCCCACAGT
This genomic window from Flavimobilis soli contains:
- a CDS encoding PTS fructose transporter subunit IIC, with product MKFVAVTSCPTGIAHTYMAAEALEQAGKAAGHDVQVETQGSAGSSPLDPAVIAAADGVIFAADLEVKDRDRFAGKPTVDVGVKKAVHDAPGVLAQAIAAVEAGPVAAPAADAPAAPTTKVDKDASVGTRVRQWLMTGISYMIPFVAAGGILIALAFMLAGVAWDQNGAVEVTKVPVNEIISGFDAFDLKDWAVLLNAAGGAAFGFLVPVLAGFIAYAIADRPGLVPGFVGGSIAVTVGAGFLGGLVAGFIGGFLALWISRWKVPKGMRGIMPVVVIPLLSTFVTGLLMLVVLGRPLAALMDGLTSWLNGLTGANLILLGAIIGLMMGFDLGGPVNKVAYTFGVTGLSTVGLTAGATEYRVMAAVMAAGMVAPLAMALASTVLAKKMFTHAEQENGKAAWLLGASFISEGAIPFAAVDPFRVLPASMIGSAATGALIMAFDASLQAPHGGIWVLPLIGNPLGFLAAVVIGAVVSAVVVIALKKIGHNTVVEAERTADELAAA
- a CDS encoding 1-phosphofructokinase family hexose kinase, coding for MIITLTPNPSLDRTYAAETLHLGGINRAHTTRVDAGGKGLNVTRALTAAGTASVAIFPAGGPDGAQMIAELAASHVPAHPVRVDGDTRSNVTLVDASGTTTKINAPGDTLSSHDVSELLDALRDEVAQATTAGRSPVVVGAGSLPAGLDDDFYGHVAEVCTGLGARLVLDTSGAPLARAVETGGLELIKPNDEELAELTGRELVTVGDVVDAATQVIDRGTRSVLVSLGAHGLLLVRRDHADAAPGDIRTWWAGGDALVPRSTVGAGDCTLAGYLSVATREGDGRHGVGSPLLALQHAAAWGRAAVLLPGSAVPTPNDLHLDEVRTMTDPHRRIALKEL
- a CDS encoding HPr family phosphocarrier protein, which produces MPSRTVAVASRSGLHARPASIFTQAVADSGVDVTIAHGSEEPVDAASILLVMSLGVPHGDEVTLEAEGPQADEVLDQLVALLERDLDEDD
- a CDS encoding S1 family peptidase, with the protein product MAMAALWGWGGASAARAGDRDEAAEALAVDVARDAAESGLDPDVLAEQVAFQVEVDALLDPLIEKYADTFATAGFTDDGDAYVVFTGPVPREVDAAIAGHLRITARGDALLSETEAAEINEAVAQAVADVLPDDGELLTLVEPETGEVEIAITEGRSESRVEVAAVEAYEEAAPDDVSDLAQDAVTVDVDRTLENIDEAASGGQLLANRGNSSLRCTSAFTAKQGSNIGVLTAKHCPENLTINSGDNLYNASLFTSNSAGDAQWHRSKTGGNAQFRYDWGKYRNVGAHPVLKVGTRVCRFGAATGTGSGCDTVKYVSACTKYPNLTYTICDLAMTESTTGSAGGDSGGPWFYGANAYGIHSGTNVRDGYSRNWFTSSRKALAAMGLKAVTG
- a CDS encoding PTS sugar transporter subunit IIA; its protein translation is MSTNLITPGLVALDLPGTDRAQVTRALIDLLVAEGRVTSAEGFLADVQEREAKMATGMPGGIGLPHARSAHVVAPSLAVGRVPAGVDFGAPDGPATLVFLIAAPAEGDADHLKILASLARRLVHESFRDSLRAAPDAETVAEIVTREVVAS
- a CDS encoding DeoR/GlpR family DNA-binding transcription regulator, whose translation is MYAPERHHAILAESRTAGRVEVTALATALAVTPETIRRDLSVLERQGLLRRVHGGAVAIETLGIEPGIADKESRNAAEKKRIARAAVRQLAELPEQATILLDAGTTTVRLAELLPTDRELTVVTNGLPIATVLAARPNITLHLVGGLMRGRTLASVGPWAERVLSELHADILFLGANGITPDRGITTPDLAEASIKRAFVRAARRVVVLADHTKVGRSDFAKVVDLDDVDLLLTDDALDPDLQAELTDAGLTVELA